ATCCGGAATTGGGTGGACATGAGAGACGTGGGGAAGAAGACAGGATCGAGGAGTTAGTGGAAACAGAAATAAGTgatcacaaagaaaaagtaaagaaaaaagatgaggATTATATCTTAAGAAGCCAAGATACTGGCAAAGTGGATTTAGGTGAACGTGAGAGACGTAGTAAGCAGAGAAAGATTCATAAATCGGTGGAAGACGAGATAGGggatcaagaagatgaagatgcaGAGGAAGCTGCAGCTGTAGTGTCAAGAAATGAGAATGGAAGTTCAAGAAAAGTTCAAaccattgaagaagaatcagaaaaacACAAGGAACAAAACAAGATCCCTGAAACAAGTAATCCTGAagtgaatgaagaagatgaggaaagaGTTGTcgagaaagagacaaaagaggTAGAAGCACATGTCCAAGAACTTgaaggaaaaacagagaattgcAAAGATGACGATGGAGaaggaaggagagaagaaagaggcAAACAAGGGATGACAGCTGAGAATATGTTACGCCAAAGATTCAAGACAAAAAGTGACGATGGTATTGTGAGAAAGATTCAAGAGACCAAAGAGGAAGAACcagatgaaaagaaaagtcaagAATCGAGTAGTCATGTGGTAAAGCTGGTGGCTGAAGATGGTAGCCTTAGAAATGGTCTAGAGTTTTCGGAAAAGGAGTCAACTGTGTCAAAAATGCTGAAATTGGatgaatcaaaagagaaagaggaacaTAAGAAGATCCGGAAACCAACGGAAGAGAGATCGAATGCTCCTGTAATAGAAAAACaaggaaataagaaaaatgcgGAGGAGGAGATGCAAGATAAGATTGACAGAAGAGGTAAGAATCAAGAGATTAAAGGACAAGAACCATATGGGGTTCTAAGAAATGGAGAGCATGACAAGATCACAGAATATCATAGAGGGGAGGAAAAGGGAACAGCTGAGAATGTTAGCTCCACAAAGATTCAGCAAACTAAAGATGAGTTAGAGAAACCTCGGAAACCAAGTGAGATTTCAGAAAATCACAATATCCATGAATTTATGGATTCAAGCCAGTCTCAAGATATTGAAGAAAAGGGGTCAGATCAGGCAGAGaagtatgcaaaacaaaacaaaattcaagaagTAATGAATGATGAGGACAAAAAAGAGGAATATCATATAAGTGAAAGAGTGCGGAACGAGATGGCGAAGAGAATTCTGCAGGTGGAGTCCAAAGCTAATGATGGTAGCtcaaaaaagaatgaaactgAAGGACAAGAATCTACGGGATTGAGAGGGcgaaagaaaagggaaaatcATCAAGAGCTAGTGGAACTAGAAACTAGTGATCAGAAGAAAGGAGTGAAAGAGGATGAGGTTGTTGGGAAAGCAGAGATAATAGAAGATGAATATGATAGCTCAAGGAAGATTCACGAACATGAAGAACGTATGTCTGATAAACTAGAAATGCATGGGGAAGAAGAGATGAGCGAAAAACTTGCAGAAGAGGAAACAAGTGATGgtgaagaagctaaagaaggAAACAGAGCAGGGAAAAAAAGCAGAGATGATGGCTTTGGAAAGGTAAGAAAGATTGAAGTACAAAGAAAAGACAATGACCAATCATTTGTGGAAAAGGATACAAGTGGTAAAGCAAAAGAGAATCTTAACGATGAAGAACCTACaaagacagaaacaaaagCCACAGATAATGAATCGAGAAAGATTCACCAGATCAAAGAACAAGGGACAAGTGAACAAGAGAGACTTAAAGAACAAGGAAGGATCAAAGAATTGGTGGAAGACAGGACACATTTTTgcagagaaaaagagaacaGAGAAACTGAATACGAAGATGGTAGCTCAAAAATGATTCAAGAGATagacaaagaagaatcaaTTGAACCAGTGGATAGAGAAACAAGtgaagatgacgaagaagagTTAGAAATCgaatttgaagatgaagaagaagactgggAAGCTGAAGTAATTCAAGAAACAGATTCAGATTCAGATAATGATAAAAttagacaaataaaaagaatcagATTAGGATTCAGGTTAGTAGGAGGATCAACATTGTTTATGTCACTTATAGTCATAGTTATTAGTATCATTCGTTCCAAGAGAAACATAAGATGTTACAAGTTCTAACCAAACCACAATATCATCATTTTATTCATACAACTTTTATTACCATGAGACGGTTCACACTCTTTATAGAACACAGGAAGAAACATAATCTTACAACTCTAAGCCTGTTTCGTTAACTCAATGACCCACAAATGATATGCACTGCATACAAAGTTGCAACGCGGAAAACCCGAGTTAGCAGCCATAGCTACATACTCGGCCCGCGACCTCTCTTTACCTCCAGATAATTGAGTGAGCATCAACAGATCCATATCAAAAGCAATGTTGGATATCACATCACGATTATCTGCTTCATCTGGAGTAACTACTTCCATGACAATCACTTTCCCATTCTCAGGTAATGCTTTCCAACAATTCTTGAGAATCTTTTCACAGTCTTCATCAGTCCAGTCATGAAGTATAcgctgtaaaaaaaaaaaaaaaaaaaaaaacttgagagAAAAGTATCATTATATTAGAACAGAGTAGGCTTTGTGGTTTGGTTCTTACTTTCAAGAGGATAGCATCACCTTTTGGGACATCAACAAACATGTCTCCAGCTACATGTTCCACATTAGGATAAGAAGGAGCTTGTGTTAAAGCACAAGTTAGATCAAAATTGATACCCTTAATGTTTGGATACTTTGAAGTAACAAAACCAAGTGTGTCACCAACTCCACCTCCTACATCAACCAACACATTAACTCCTTCGAAACCACTATAAACTTGTAGGATCTTTTTCAAAACCGCGACAGAGAATCCGGTCCGGTTAAAGAGTTTGCTTAATCTCTCATCTTTGCTAATATAGTCAAAGAGTTTCAAACCACCATTGGCACGGCCAAATGCAACTCCTCCTTCTAGTACCACATTTTTTAATTCTCCCCTGcaaaaaaacatcaatctcCAAATTCTTGATATATGGATCTAATATTAGAAATCGAAAGAGAGTGAATCTTGAAAAGAAAGTTACCATGTATTGAGGAAGACGGTATCGAGAGTGACAATAAGTTGAGAAGCAAGTGTTCCTAATTCTTCATCAACATTATCTTTCAAGAAATATCGACAAATCGGCTCTGCTTTGTAGACTCTGTTACCATCGATAATTTGGCACTTGACCATGGAGTAGCTAGCAAGTAAACGAAGAATACGATCCAACAGAGCTGGTGCTTCAGGGTTACTAGGTTTTGTGGGGAGCCTAATAGCTATCTCAGAAGGTGTGAGGAAGGAACTGGATCCGGTGACGTCATCACGAGCAGCTAAGTAGAGAGTGTCGATGACACCGAGCTCGATGGCAGCTTTGAAAACCATTGGGAAGGCTGCACAGTTAGCTAGCCTAACCGCAGCTAAACCAAGCTCGGTCTCTTCATCTCCGGTTTGAGGAATTAGGTGTCCCATTTTTGTGTAatgatcttgtttttttcgAAAGTGAGGAGTTTCTGTGTCTGGTTTTAAAGACGAGGCTTATAGAGATATTTGATGTAAAAGATATTTCATACGAAATTATTgctatttaaaataaaataaaataaaagagataggGATATTATATACGAAATAACTGAACCACGTTAATCACgcacatataaaaaaaaaaaaagagtttttaccACAtgtacaccaaaaaaaattcgctctctctctcttaaatTATTAGATGCATAAAGTTTTCGATACATATTGAAAGATTATTTACATTATAAAAAAGTGGCATAATTTGTGGAAAATTGTAAGGCttgttaacaagaaaaaaaaaaaaaaaaactcaaggCCTGTGAGtgattggaaaataaaaaaattggaacaTCGTAGGGATGGAtccaaatatattaataatttaaatatatatcttatgcAATTTTTTATGTTATCATGTTTGATTCTTTGCTTTGAAATTATCGATACTAGATCCAAACAagtgttatttttaaaaaatttaggaCTTGTGAACTAAtcttacatatattaaatgaaTTTATTAAAATGTATGTACAAAATGTAGTTAACTAGTTAGTCTACTCAGTGCCTTTTTTAAGATCAAATCGAGCTCTGATTAATGATTAACCTGGTGACGTGAACGATTCATCAGTTTTACCAATCACATCTAAAATAGTGTTTATGAGTTTGAATCTCGTTAACTCTGAATACATAAATTCCATCTCCCTAAGAATATTGATCAAGTCTTGAACGTTCGATAAGTAGAACAagttattagttatataaacTACCCAATGTAAGTAGTGTCTTTGTAGTTTGAAAGCGAGGGAGAAAAACGTGGACAGTTTTGAAAATGGTAAGTATACCAAATTATTTGGTTCTGCGTTTTGGTATcggacaaaataaaatattttagtatatattgaCTAGTTGTCACCAACATTGAAAAACGTGAATCAGGAGCTTTCGCatcatttactattttttgtCCCTACCTTTTCCTGCACAAATGGTATGATAATATTATCatgtatataaacatataacaataatcaattttcaaaataaaataagataatagCTTTATATGACTTCCTTACAATTTTGCTTATAACTTTTTCCGTAGCgcctctgttttctttcttaagagcttttttaacaacttttaTAATCGAATGGGCTTGAGCTTGTCTACAGCTAATTCTCAAGCCCATATTTTTAACATCTGAGAAGCCCGGCTGTAAGCCTGTAACACTCAAAACAACCCAGTTTTAAACCGGCTCAATTCCAATAACCAAAGTACCAAACCCAAGAACCAACCATCTGGATCTAAGAATTTCATTTTGGTTGAAATCTGATCTAAGATTTTAATACTGAATTATCGAGATATATAAATGTCTCGAATTGATGTGAGTTTCTGCTTAATTTACTGGAATGGCGGACCAAACGCCAATCACTTTTAGTATTGAATGGGCTCAATGGCTAAACGAACTTCCAAGAATGGGTAAATGGGCTCAATGGAAAGAGTTTTGATTTATCGGCCCATTTTTGAGCCTTGGTTTATCGGCCCATTATTTTGAGGCCTACATATTTTTGTGTgagtttgacaaaaaagtCAGGGACAGAGATAGTCTATAATTTGCGATTCTAGTTCAATTTTTAATCTTCCATTGATTTTTATGGCTGTCCAGAAGTaagaatttaataaataattttcctcaacaaaaaaatgatttgtttaGAAACTAAacgaaaatttattttatttcaattgattcaagaattttttttcttttttcttttcgtgaTAATGGAAGACAAAACGAGACAACACGTAGTAATTACATTAAAAGAGGAAGCCTTGAAATGGAAAGCATGAACCGTCAAATCTTAAGCCTCCACTACAGGTTGTTCCATACACAAGTCATGATcctattttttggtttttaaagataaaataaagttGATGAAACCTTTCCTCAATCAAATGATAATACTAACACTTAAGGATTTCACGGCTATTAAATCAATCgataatataaaatgaaaGGCATTATATCGCACTAGCGCAGCAGGTCCGGCTTAGAGGAAGTGCTGACAGTGCTAGGGCACATGCTAATTATTTACCATgcatattattttagttttaacaATGTTAATCATTGTGGCAAGGTGAGTATATATGTACGTAGGCGAGTACGTATGCATGTTCATTGGGTGATATACTGATTTACATATGATGTATATATCTAGAGTATATTATGTTGTTATAAAGTTGttatcataaaaataatatttagagAGAGTATGAATCGAGTGGTGGTGTATGTACAAGTGTGGTGATACGTGGGTGATGATGGTGAAGGATGGTGCTCTTCGTGTGGCAACCAcactcttcctctttctttacTTATCAATCTCTTTCCATTGTTTTATCtcactatatataatttccGCAGTGCTTTCCAATTCATCAATccatttatttaatatttattttaattattttatatttcaagAAACCCTACTTTAACTTGTTCA
This sequence is a window from Arabidopsis thaliana chromosome 1 sequence. Protein-coding genes within it:
- the IGMT5 gene encoding O-methyltransferase family protein (O-methyltransferase family protein; FUNCTIONS IN: methyltransferase activity, O-methyltransferase activity, protein dimerization activity; LOCATED IN: cytosol; EXPRESSED IN: 19 plant structures; EXPRESSED DURING: 13 growth stages; CONTAINS InterPro DOMAIN/s: Winged helix-turn-helix transcription repressor DNA-binding (InterPro:IPR011991), Plant methyltransferase dimerisation (InterPro:IPR012967), O-methyltransferase, family 2 (InterPro:IPR001077), O-methyltransferase, COMT, eukaryota (InterPro:IPR016461); BEST Arabidopsis thaliana protein match is: O-methyltransferase family protein (TAIR:AT1G21100.1); Has 3410 Blast hits to 3406 proteins in 587 species: Archae - 1; Bacteria - 1002; Metazoa - 109; Fungi - 633; Plants - 1541; Viruses - 0; Other Eukaryotes - 124 (source: NCBI BLink).), translating into MGHLIPQTGDEETELGLAAVRLANCAAFPMVFKAAIELGVIDTLYLAARDDVTGSSSFLTPSEIAIRLPTKPSNPEAPALLDRILRLLASYSMVKCQIIDGNRVYKAEPICRYFLKDNVDEELGTLASQLIVTLDTVFLNTWGELKNVVLEGGVAFGRANGGLKLFDYISKDERLSKLFNRTGFSVAVLKKILQVYSGFEGVNVLVDVGGGVGDTLGFVTSKYPNIKGINFDLTCALTQAPSYPNVEHVAGDMFVDVPKGDAILLKRILHDWTDEDCEKILKNCWKALPENGKVIVMEVVTPDEADNRDVISNIAFDMDLLMLTQLSGGKERSRAEYVAMAANSGFPRCNFVCSAYHLWVIELTKQA